The Neomonachus schauinslandi chromosome 11, ASM220157v2, whole genome shotgun sequence genomic sequence tcctcaggccCACCTGAGGTCGTCGTAGAGGGAATAGGCAGGCAGGAAGTCAATGTCGCTGAGGAAGACGTAAGGCGTGAGGGCCTGGGCCAAGGCCACGTTCCGCAGCTGGTTGACGGGGTAGAGGGGACCCTCGCGGTACACCACGTGGTAGGCCACGTTCTGCCGGGCAGAGAGCACTGCCGAGGCCTCGACGAAACGCAGGAACTGCTGGGCCTCTGCGTCTGTGAGGTACAAGGCCAGGCTCATGGGGCCCGGCCAGTGCCGGCACAGGGCTTCCAGCATCTGCAGCCTGGGGCGAGGGCGGTGGTCAGCCCGGCTGGAGCACCTCCCCAGGACAGCTGCCGCAGACACCCCTTCACGTGACTTACTGAGCCCCTTCCCGGGGCTTTTAAAGCTGCTCTTACCTCATCTTCACAACTACCCCACAGGGGAGGCCTTTCCCAGGTAACAAATAAGAACACCGAAGGCCAGAGATACTAAGACTTGCCCGTGGTCCCACAGCTACAGAGGGGCAGTTCCAGGCACCTGCATGATTCCCCAAACCCAAGCTCCTAACCACAGCCAGTGTCTGCAAGTTCTGGAACTCCTCAAGCATCAGGCAGCAGGCGAGAGCTCTTCCTTCCACCCACTGAAACCGTCCTCCCGGAAACCTCCCCCCGTCCCAGCCCCTGCCTTGGCCCCTGGCACTCTCACCGGTCCATAGAGAGCTGAGCCACCAGGGTGACATCGTGAGGCCGGGGGGGCGGCGGTTCGTGGGGCAGGAAGGTGACGTGCACACGGTGCACGGTGAGCCGCTGCTGCCGGAACTCAAAGCAGGCGTCTTCCTCGTCCAGTTGTGCCAGGGCCCGCTGCACCTGACGGGGTGGCGGGGAGACGAGGACCAGGGCTGGAGGGTAAGTCCCCAGACGAGGCCAggtcccagcagagcagggagggggcagagcctcCCCAAGGCGAGGGAAGGCGGCTCCCTCTCACCTGCTCGGCCTCAGCTGCGGGCGGGCTGGGGCACCCAAAGAGCTCTCTCCGCAGCAGGTTCCCATCATACTCCAGGAAGGTCAGGTAGAGGTTGCGGAAGTATTCCACGTGCTTGTTCTTCACGCGCAGCTTCTTGGGTGAGTTCCAGTGGATTACCTGGGACCCAGGAGGGTGGTACTCGGGGGATGGGCACGGGGAACAGAAGCCCACCGCTcggcccccaccccactcacctTGAGATCGGACGCCTCCGAGTAGCAGCGCTCAGCCAGCGTGTGGTCTGACAGCTGAACATTCCAGACGCAGGGCAGAGGCTGCACCAACCCCGGGTGCTCCTTGATTACGGCATTGAAGATGTCCTGGGCAGAGACAGCCATCATGCCTCGGCCCAGAGCCTGCTctccacccaccctcccaccgCTCCCCGTCAGAGGCTCCCCCAGACCTGGTCTGCCAGGGAGGTGGCGGGCAGGGTGAGGAGCTCCCGCGTGGCCGTCAGCTTCCACATCTGCCCCCAGCCAGCCTGCCGGAGCCGGTCCAGCCGCAGGAGGATCACGCCTGCCCAGGGGAAGGGGTCGTCATGCCCACCTGGGCTAACCCTGCTCCTGGGGTCAGGGGTCACGAAGACGTCTTTTGAATGTCTACTTTTTGACTTATTGGTATTTTTGGACTGTTCAGACAGGAGCATGGACCACTTCGGTCAACCATCATTCCTCTTGGGGGTGAAGGGGGGAACTGCACAGCTTACAGAGCACCTCCACAGCCATGTTCTCCCTCTCAGTGATCCCAGGGCTGGCAACATCATCCCCATTTAATgggtgagaaaacagaggcctaGGGGGACTGAGTGGCTTGGCCAAAGTCATCCAGCACAGCGAAGATTGGAACTGTTTTCCGGCTCTTCTCCTGGTGTTCTTTCCACAGCACTATTCTTctaggtggggtgggggggatttcCTAGCATTCAGTGCCCTGCCCAGTCCCTGGGGCCTGAAGACCAGTGGCCACCCCTCCTGCCTGCTCCCCACCACTGTCCCACCTGTGTTAAATCCCCGGCCCAAGGCAGGCCAGGGCCTGTGGTTCCTCCAGAGGTTGCCCAGGTACCAGTCGCTCTGGTTCTCCACAAGACCGATCACCTGCTCgtctgggaggggagggcacGAGGGAGCTGCCTGAGGCTGCCACTGGCCCTCGGCTCAGGGCTAGGTAGGCCACAGCGCGGCCCGGACAGGCCAGGGAGGGGGTACCGgctggggctgggtcccaggcctCTCACCAGAAAAGTGAGCAAAGAGTGCCCAGAGCTCTGCGATATCAGAGGCGAAGGTGACATCTGTGTCCAGGACAATGACACGGGCCAGCTcagggggcagggcagcaggCAACACTAGCTTCATTAGCCCGTACAGGCCAGAGTAGTGCTTGTTGGGGATCCAGGAGACCTGGGGCtgttggggcggggtgggggaggacagggcATGAACCTGGCAGAGAAGGGCGTATGAGTGCCGGACATACTCCGGGTGACACAGGGGGAAGAAGGCATACGCCCCAGGGAGGATGAGGGATTTGAGCTTCTGTAGGTGTGATGGGACTGGGGGGTCCCAGGCAGCTCTAACCTCTCCCACACGCCCCCACCCCCGAACCCCTAGTAGGAAAGGGCTGGGCACTGCCAGAAAGAAGTGCAGAAGGGCCAGGGCTCCTGCCTTGAGCTCCTCGGCGTCATAGAAGCTGACCCGGACAGCGGGCACCATCCACGTGTGGAAGAGCATCTCCAGAATGTTCCTGGCCATGGCATCAGTCACCAAATGGAAGTGCAGCGGATTTTTCCTTTGGGAAGGACAGGTGAGGAAAGCTGACAGGCCCCAGCAGGAAGAACATGGGACCAGACCCGCCTGAGGGGCTCAGAGTGAAAGCACCAACTTCTGCAAAGAGCTTTTCCGTCCCCAGCTTCGGATACTGTTAGAACCACCTTCAAGGGAGGAAGGGACACTGTCCCTGTGGCGCAGATGGGGTAACTGGAGCTCCCAGATCCTGCCCAAGCCTATGTTCCCTTCCCCACgcctgactccccacccccaccctgacaCCTGGTTATACCTGTAGAAGAGCACAGATTTCACCAGGGTGACCAGGTCTCGGCTGGAGTTATGTCCCGCACACACGATGGCCACGTGCAAGAGCTGGGGAGGGGACGCAGAGGTGggcagcagcccctcccccactggacCGTAAGGACCCACGACGGGGCTGGCCCGGCATGGGGCAGCGGAGCCGAGCCCCGCCCGGCAACAGAGCTAAGGAAGAGTGGGGCGGGGGGATGCGGAGCAGGAGTCCACCCCTATttcacaaatggggaaactgaggccgggaGCAGGGGAGGCATCCCCGGCCGGCTGGTCAGTCCCGGAGCCACCTGGCGGAGGCTCGCCAGGTGTGATTCCCAAAGGTGccggggggcgggcggggaggccCGGCTGGGGGCGCGGCGCCCCTGAGAATCCCGCCGCCGGGGGGCCGCGCGCACCTACCTCGCACTTGGgcagcggcggccgcggcgggaCGCAGTCCGAGCGGTTGCGGCCCCCGCGGTCCGCAGACGGGTCTCCGTCGACGGCAGCAGCGCCCCGCGGCCGCCCGTCTGCAGAGACACGTGGCGTCAGTGGGCAAGGGAAGGATCCCGGGCCCCTCCGCTCGCCTCCTCGCTCGCCGCGCTCACACTCCACGTCCCCGCCGAACAGGAAGAAGCCGATCAAaagcagcaggagcagcagcGCCGCGGCCCCCAGCGCCCGGGGGCGCCCTCGGGGCAGCATGGCTGCCGGCGGGTCGCTCAGGGCGGGGCTCCACCCAGGGCTGCGGGCTCCATCGCTGTCCCTGCGGATCGGGAAGGGAAGCGGGAGAGGATCAGCCTTGGGCGACGGGGCCCGACGGCCGCCTGGTCCTCCCTCCCGCTCTGAGTCGCCACCTCACCTGTTCCAACGGCCCGGGGACCCCGACCTTCCTCTTCCAGAAGCCGGCCGGGgtgcaggggaagggggtggaagcGCAGGCCAGCCCCGCCCCCAACCTGGGTTCAGGTTTCACCTCCGCTTGGCTGAGCCCAAAGGGGCGGAGAGgccccaggggggtggggggaggtgggcgaGGAGGActggccccgcccctgccccggcATCGGACGACCACCCCCCCAAGCCCGGGAGGAACCCGGGGAACCCCCAGGATGTCTGGAGGGAGCGGGGGCAGGCACCCAGGAAGGCCCAGTCCCGCCACCTGccctgagcccatccccctcttcccagctctgagGCCCCATCTCCTGCCCTTAACCTCCCAACGGGGGAGGGGCCCGTGACCCCGGGCCCGGAATCAAAGGGATGGCGGGGCTCTGGAGGAAGGAGTGGAATGCGGGGCCTCGAGGGCCAGGGACACCTGCTCTGGGCACTGGAGGCGGGGGCCGGCCGAGCCCTGCCCGGGAGCTGCGGAGCACCTGGAGCTCCGGGGCCGCTCCACCCCCGCTGCCTTTCGGGCGGCCCGGCCCGCCTGGCTGCGCGGCCCGGACAAAGCCGCCCTGCGAAGGTCGTGTCCTGCCCGGGAGCTGGCAAGGGGCCTCCCTGACGCGGGCACCGGGATTCGgcattccccccctcccccacccccgccttgcCTAGACCGGGGGACTGGGGCTGAGACTGGATTTCTCACTCTGCCCCACCTCGCACCCCGCAGCCCGGCCTCGGCCCTGGAGGGAGTGGTGGGCGCTGTGGCCCCTGAGCGACAAGAGTCGCGGTTGGCTGAGCGCACATTCTCCGTGCCAGGCCCGGTGCTGAGGTTTGACGAGCctcatctcatttaaccctccccTCAGTCCTGTGATGCAGGCATCATCCTTCCCtaagaagtgaagtgacttgttagaacacccaccccttccccagaccCCTTCCTAGGCTCTTCCCTGAAGGCAAAGTGTCCTGCGGCTCTTCTCTAAGGGCTTCCTGCCCGGGAACTTTGCCCTTgatgttccttctgcctggattCTACCAGATTCTCCTGACCCCGGCTCCTCCTTCCACATCCcttggtttattttattcttagcaCTCCTCTGAAGTTGACCTTGCAGACTTGTTTATaggttccccccccacccccacccccagccaaagAAGGCTGCTCCTCAGACTGGAGCCTTGTCTATCTCCTCCTGTACTGGGCCCCAGAGCCCAACCAGGGTCCAGCACCCACTAAACACTAAGTATGTGCGGAACGTGGATGGGATGCACCAGGCCTCTCCGTGAGCCAGCTTAGCCCAACTTCACCTATAAA encodes the following:
- the LARGE2 gene encoding LARGE xylosyl- and glucuronyltransferase 2 isoform X1, which produces MLPRGRPRALGAAALLLLLLLIGFFLFGGDVEYGRPRGAAAVDGDPSADRGGRNRSDCVPPRPPLPKCELLHVAIVCAGHNSSRDLVTLVKSVLFYRKNPLHFHLVTDAMARNILEMLFHTWMVPAVRVSFYDAEELKAGALALLHFFLAVPSPFLLGVRGWGRVGEVRAAWDPPVPSHLQKLKSLILPGAYAFFPLCHPEYVRHSYALLCQVHALSSPTPPQQPQVSWIPNKHYSGLYGLMKLVLPAALPPELARVIVLDTDVTFASDIAELWALFAHFSDEQVIGLVENQSDWYLGNLWRNHRPWPALGRGFNTGVILLRLDRLRQAGWGQMWKLTATRELLTLPATSLADQDIFNAVIKEHPGLVQPLPCVWNVQLSDHTLAERCYSEASDLKVIHWNSPKKLRVKNKHVEYFRNLYLTFLEYDGNLLRRELFGCPSPPAAEAEQVQRALAQLDEEDACFEFRQQRLTVHRVHVTFLPHEPPPPRPHDVTLVAQLSMDRLQMLEALCRHWPGPMSLALYLTDAEAQQFLRFVEASAVLSARQNVAYHVVYREGPLYPVNQLRNVALAQALTPYVFLSDIDFLPAYSLYDDLRASIEQLKLGSERRAALVVPAFETLHYRFSFPSSKAEVLALLDSGLLYTFRYHEWPQGHAPTDYARWREAQTPYRVQWAADYEPYVVVPRDCPRYDPRFVGFGWNKVAHIVELDAQEYELLVLPEAFTIHLPHGPSLDISRFRSSPTYRDCLQAVKDEFHQDLSRRYGAAALKYLTALRQPRSPA
- the LARGE2 gene encoding LARGE xylosyl- and glucuronyltransferase 2 isoform X3, encoding MLPRGRPRALGAAALLLLLLLIGFFLFGGDVEYGRPRGAAAVDGDPSADRGGRNRSDCVPPRPPLPKCELLHVAIVCAGHNSSRDLVTLVKSVLFYRKNPLHFHLVTDAMARNILEMLFHTWMVPAVRVSFYDAEELKAGALALLHFFLAVPSPFLLGVRGWGRVGEVRAAWDPPVPSHLQKLKSLILPGAYAFFPLCHPEYVRHSYALLCQVHALSSPTPPQQPQVSWIPNKHYSGLYGLMKLVLPAALPPELARVIVLDTDVTFASDIAELWALFAHFSDEQVIGLVENQSDWYLGNLWRNHRPWPALGRGFNTGVILLRLDRLRQAGWGQMWKLTATRELLTLPATSLADQDIFNAVIKEHPGLVQPLPCVWNVQLSDHTLAERCYSEASDLKLRVKNKHVEYFRNLYLTFLEYDGNLLRRELFGCPSPPAAEAEQVQRALAQLDEEDACFEFRQQRLTVHRVHVTFLPHEPPPPRPHDVTLVAQLSMDRLQMLEALCRHWPGPMSLALYLTDAEAQQFLRFVEASAVLSARQNVAYHVVYREGPLYPVNQLRNVALAQALTPYVFLSDIDFLPAYSLYDDLRASIEQLKLGSERRAALVVPAFETLHYRFSFPSSKAEVLALLDSGLLYTFRYHEWPQGHAPTDYARWREAQTPYRVQWAADYEPYVVVPRDCPRYDPRFVGFGWNKVAHIVELDAQEYELLVLPEAFTIHLPHGPSLDISRFRSSPTYRDCLQAVKDEFHQDLSRRYGAAALKYLTALRQPRSPA
- the LARGE2 gene encoding LARGE xylosyl- and glucuronyltransferase 2 isoform X4; its protein translation is MLPRGRPRALGAAALLLLLLLIGFFLFGGDVEYGRPRGAAAVDGDPSADRGGRNRSDCVPPRPPLPKCELLHVAIVCAGHNSSRDLVTLVKSVLFYRKNPLHFHLVTDAMARNILEMLFHTWMVPAVRVSFYDAEELKAGALALLHFFLAVPSPFLLGVRGWGRVGEVRAAWDPPVPSHLQKLKSLILPGAYAFFPLCHPEYVRHSYALLCQVHALSSPTPPQQPQVSWIPNKHYSGLYGLMKLVLPAALPPELARVIVLDTDVTFASDIAELWALFAHFSDEQVIGLVENQSDWYLGNLWRNHRPWPALGRGFNTGVILLRLDRLRQAGWGQMWKLTATRELLTLPATSLADQDIFNAVIKEHPGLVQPLPCVWNVQLSDHTLAERCYSEASDLKVIHWNSPKKLRVKNKHVEYFRNLYLTFLEYDGNLLRRELFGCPSPPAAEAEQVQRALAQLDEEDACFEFRQQRLTVHRVHVTFLPHEPPPPRPHDVTLVAQLSMDRLQMLEALCRHWPGPMSLALYLTDAEAQQFLRFVEASAVLSARQNVAYHVVYREGPLYPVNQLRNVALAQALTPYVFLSDIDFLPAYSLYDDLRASIEQLKLGSERRAALVVPAFETLHYRFSFPSSKAEVLALLDSGLLYTFRNMSSWCCLRPSPFTCRMAQAWTSLASAPAPPIVTASRPSRMSSTRTCPVAMGLLPSNTSLPCGSPEAPPDLVRGSPLPPTWLSQVPCGHWSNPATLPTLPTLPAI
- the LARGE2 gene encoding LARGE xylosyl- and glucuronyltransferase 2 isoform X5; the protein is MLPRGRPRALGAAALLLLLLLIGFFLFGGDVECERGERGGERRGPGSFPCPLTPRVSADGRPRGAAAVDGDPSADRGGRNRSDCVPPRPPLPKCELLHVAIVCAGHNSSRDLVTLVKSVLFYRKNPLHFHLVTDAMARNILEMLFHTWMVPAVRVSFYDAEELKPQVSWIPNKHYSGLYGLMKLVLPAALPPELARVIVLDTDVTFASDIAELWALFAHFSDEQVIGLVENQSDWYLGNLWRNHRPWPALGRGFNTGVILLRLDRLRQAGWGQMWKLTATRELLTLPATSLADQDIFNAVIKEHPGLVQPLPCVWNVQLSDHTLAERCYSEASDLKVIHWNSPKKLRVKNKHVEYFRNLYLTFLEYDGNLLRRELFGCPSPPAAEAEQVQRALAQLDEEDACFEFRQQRLTVHRVHVTFLPHEPPPPRPHDVTLVAQLSMDRLQMLEALCRHWPGPMSLALYLTDAEAQQFLRFVEASAVLSARQNVAYHVVYREGPLYPVNQLRNVALAQALTPYVFLSDIDFLPAYSLYDDLRASIEQLKLGSERRAALVVPAFETLHYRFSFPSSKAEVLALLDSGLLYTFRYHEWPQGHAPTDYARWREAQTPYRVQWAADYEPYVVVPRDCPRYDPRFVGFGWNKVAHIVELDAQEYELLVLPEAFTIHLPHGPSLDISRFRSSPTYRDCLQAVKDEFHQDLSRRYGAAALKYLTALRQPRSPA
- the LARGE2 gene encoding LARGE xylosyl- and glucuronyltransferase 2 isoform X2, coding for MLPRGRPRALGAAALLLLLLLIGFFLFGGDVEYGRPRGAAAVDGDPSADRGGRNRSDCVPPRPPLPKCELLHVAIVCAGHNSSRDLVTLVKSVLFYRKNPLHFHLVTDAMARNILEMLFHTWMVPAVRVSFYDAEELKAGALALLHFFLAVPSPFLLGVRGWGRVGEVRAAWDPPVPSHLQKLKSLILPGAYAFFPLCHPEYVRHSYALLCQVHALSSPTPPQQPQVSWIPNKHYSGLYGLMKLVLPAALPPELARVIVLDTDVTFASDIAELWALFAHFSDEQVIGLVENQSDWYLGNLWRNHRPWPALGRGFNTGVILLRLDRLRQAGWGQMWKLTATRELLTLPATSLADQDIFNAVIKEHPGLVQPLPCVWNVQLSDHTLAERCYSEASDLKKLRVKNKHVEYFRNLYLTFLEYDGNLLRRELFGCPSPPAAEAEQVQRALAQLDEEDACFEFRQQRLTVHRVHVTFLPHEPPPPRPHDVTLVAQLSMDRLQMLEALCRHWPGPMSLALYLTDAEAQQFLRFVEASAVLSARQNVAYHVVYREGPLYPVNQLRNVALAQALTPYVFLSDIDFLPAYSLYDDLRASIEQLKLGSERRAALVVPAFETLHYRFSFPSSKAEVLALLDSGLLYTFRYHEWPQGHAPTDYARWREAQTPYRVQWAADYEPYVVVPRDCPRYDPRFVGFGWNKVAHIVELDAQEYELLVLPEAFTIHLPHGPSLDISRFRSSPTYRDCLQAVKDEFHQDLSRRYGAAALKYLTALRQPRSPA